GCACAGGGCGCCGAGCCGCTCCATGCTTAGGGCCGTGGGCTTCACTGACAGGGACTTTAAGAAACCCGTAGTAGGAATAGCTTCGACCTGGAGCATGGTAACGCCGTGCAACATGCACATAGACCAGCTTGCAAGACACGGAGCCGCCGGAGCGAACAAAGCCGGAGGCAAATCCATAATCTTCAACACCATTACCGTGTCCGACGGAATATCCATGGGAACTCCGGGAATGAGATACTCTCTCGTATCCAGAGAAGTCATCGCCGACTCGATCGAAACAGTGACGGCCGGAGAGGGATTTGACGGAATCGTGGCCATAGGAGGATGCGACAAGAACATGCCCGGATGCCTGATGGCGATGGCAAGGCTCAACAGGCCTTCGGTGTTCGTCTACGGCGGGACGATACTTCCGGGCAACTACAGGGGAAATGACGTGGACATCGTCTCGGTGTTTGAAGCAGTGGGAGCGCACTCAAACAATGATATTACCGATTCAGAGCTAAAGGAGATCGAGTCCTGCGCCATCCCGGGAGCCGGTTCCTGCGGGGGAATGTACACAGCAAACACCATGGCTTCGGCAATAGAGGCCCTCGGTATGAGTCTTCCGAACAGCTCGGCCCAAGCAGCCGTTTCAAAAGACAAGGTGGCGGACTGCAAAAACGCTGGGGCGGCGGTCGTGAATCTCATACGGGAGAACATAACGCCGCGGGACATAATGACGAAAAAGGCTTTTCTAAACGCCATAACGGTGGTCATAGCGCTCGGAGGCTCGACAAACTCGGTCCTTCACCTGCTCGCCATGGCAAACGCCGCCGGGGTGAAACTGACCATAGATGACTTCACGAGAATAGGCAAGAAAGCTCCCGTTCTCGCCGACCTAAAGCCCAGCGGGCAGTACATGATGTCGGACTTCTGCAAGATAGGAGGGCTGACCCCGCTGCTCAAAATCCTGCTTGACGAGGGATTTCTCCACGGCGACTGCATGACGGTGACCGGAAAGACCCTAAAGCAGAACTTGCGAGGAGTAAAAAGATATCCCAGGGGACAGAAGATAGTGCGTCCGGTGAAAGACCCGATAAAGGAATCTGCCCACATAGTGATTCTCAAGGGAAATATCGCGCCCGAAGGGGCGGTGGCTAAGATAACGGGCAAGGAAGGCAACTCCTTTACCGGGAAGGCAATAGTGTTTAACTCCGAGGAGCAGAGTCTCAAGGCGATCCTAGACGGCAGGGTTAAAAAAGGGCACGTGATAGTCGTCCGGTACGAGGGTCCGAAGGGCGGACCTGGAATGAGGGAGATGCTCGCGCCCACGGCGGCTGTAATGGGCAAGGGCCTGGGAGGAGACGTAGCGCTTATAACAGACGGGCGTTTCTCCGGGGGAACCCACGGATTTGTTGTGGGGCACATAACTCCGGAGGCGATTGACGGCGGCACGCTGGCGCTTATAAAGAACGGGGATGAAATCACAATCGACGCAGAGAGCAGGGAAATAACCCTGAACGTACCGCAGAGGGAGCTCGCAAGAAGAAAGA
This genomic stretch from Candidatus Dadabacteria bacterium harbors:
- the ilvD gene encoding dihydroxy-acid dehydratase yields the protein MATKTAKKKETPRKYSSIYVEGAHRAPSRSMLRAVGFTDRDFKKPVVGIASTWSMVTPCNMHIDQLARHGAAGANKAGGKSIIFNTITVSDGISMGTPGMRYSLVSREVIADSIETVTAGEGFDGIVAIGGCDKNMPGCLMAMARLNRPSVFVYGGTILPGNYRGNDVDIVSVFEAVGAHSNNDITDSELKEIESCAIPGAGSCGGMYTANTMASAIEALGMSLPNSSAQAAVSKDKVADCKNAGAAVVNLIRENITPRDIMTKKAFLNAITVVIALGGSTNSVLHLLAMANAAGVKLTIDDFTRIGKKAPVLADLKPSGQYMMSDFCKIGGLTPLLKILLDEGFLHGDCMTVTGKTLKQNLRGVKRYPRGQKIVRPVKDPIKESAHIVILKGNIAPEGAVAKITGKEGNSFTGKAIVFNSEEQSLKAILDGRVKKGHVIVVRYEGPKGGPGMREMLAPTAAVMGKGLGGDVALITDGRFSGGTHGFVVGHITPEAIDGGTLALIKNGDEITIDAESREITLNVPQRELARRKKAWKKPAAKEKTGVLAKYSRLVSSASQGAVTDRV